The sequence TGGAAAATTTCCAATCCTTGCAATCCTTCGACCCCTTACAAAAATTCCGCCCTGCATTACTAGCCTTGTTCATTTCCATTCTTGTGTAATTCTTGGGCCAAATAAAACTGTCGCCAACTTTCATTCCTCTCCAAGGATATTTGCAAAGGGGTTTTAGTTTTTCCGCAGGTCGAAGTTCAATTCCTTTTTCAATGACCATCTTGCTATTCAATTGCTCTTCCATACTATCCTTTGTTTGATTTTTTACAGCCTCTACCCTCTTTACATTTGAACCCTGCGCCATCGTAAGATTCATAGTGATATACTTGATTGAGGCTTCTTTTTTTGCCACAACAATCCGGTCTTACACTTTGATGTTGCTTTTTCATCTATCCTTTGTTTTGGTGTTCAACTGATTTTGTTTTGTGTTTGATTAACCTTAAATCCACCTTGTAATTTTCATCACCTTGTCTAAACCATTGTACTCCTTCTAATATCTGGTTACGTGTCTGTGGAATTGGCATCATAATTGGACTTTGTGGCATATCTCTTATTTACTTTGGTTATTGAATAGCTCTTTGGCTTTTTCACATTGTTTGGGAAGCACCGTTCCATTCGCTTTCTGTTATTAGGTATTTACACCTTTTACATTCATGAACATAGATCCAAAACGGTACTGTCATAATAACCTCTGCTTGTTGTACTTGTTCACATTCTGGGCAGCTAATAGTTTCCTCAAACTTCCTTTCCATTGTTCAATAATTCTGGGGTTCAAATAATTCTGGAGAATCATAAATATTACCAATCAATTCCATTGTTTGAGTGTCCAAATCATCTATTATAGAAGGGCGAGAATCTGGTTTCCATGTATTGTATATCAAGCCATAATAACCCTTGTGAAAAACAACCTTGGCAATACTTGGGTCATCTGGGCCATATCCAACAATATCCCCTTCGTATACATCCTTTCCTTTCTTGTCCTTTAAGCCTGTAAATTGACCTACTGTATCAATATCCACTGGATAACAACTTGTCAAATCTTCTATTGGATTTCCTGATAGCTCTGGATGTTCTTCATAATCTGGTTCAACTATCCAACCCTCAGAATTGTTTCCTGTTTCAAAATAGAATCCATAAACCCACTGGTTATTTGATAAATCTTTTGCTCTAAATTTCGTATTACCCATCTTTATTTGGTTTTTGGTCTGTTCCCTTGTTGTTAAATTCTTTTCATAAAGCAAAGCCAGATTGTTTTTCCTGATTTTGCTGTTCTGTGTCCGAATAATGGTTTGTTGTCGGTTAGCTTTAACAATTCAGTTACTCTAACTTGTGCTTCGTTCCATTTAAATATTAAGATTCCATCTTCTTTTAAAACCCTAAAACATTCAGAAAAACCCTGCCTTATATCAGTTCTCCAATCCAACCCCAACACTCCATATTTCTTGGCCATCCAACTTGATTCTCCTAACTTTTCCATATGTGGTGGGTCAAATACAACTAGTTTGAAAGATTCATTTTCAAATGGAAGGTTTCTAAAATCAGCTACCACGTCTGGACTTACCTTTAATTTTCTGCCATCACATAAAGTATCTTCTAATTCTCTTATATCTGAAAAAAGAACATCAGGATTATCCTTCTCAAACCAGAACATTCTACTACCACAGCACGGATCTAATATTTTCTTTTCAATCTTCATTACTGTTCCTTTGTTGGTTCTAAGTCTTTTAAAAGTTGTTCAGCCTTCTTCAATGATTTATCAATAAATTCAAATGTTATAGGCATATCTTCCTTTAATTGATATGATATAGCAATACCTAACATTTCTTCAATTTTTCGCACTCCTTCTCTCAACCTTTGATTCTGCTCTTTGAGTTGTTTGGTTTCTTGGTTGGCGAAATTATCTTTGTATTCCAAAACCATTGATTTAATGGTCTTTCTTAGATTTGATTTCCCTTCTCTTGTAAGATTAAGAGGTTGATTAGTGGCAAAATTTGCTATTTGATCTGCTGATATTATTTGTTTAGAGTCCATTGCTTTTAACTTAAACGTGTTCTACAACCCCGTCTTTATCAGGTTTTCCCCAATCACGGCTTTTATTTATTTCAAACTTTTCTTGTATGGCCGAACAAATATCTTCGTAGGTCATCCCATCCGCATGTGCTGCCCCAAAAAGAAGAAAAAAGCAATCAGCAAATTCAAGTCTCCTGTCTGTATTATCACTTTTTAAATCATCTTCAAGTTCATCGATTTCTTTTTTTAAGTGTGCTATTTTACTTAAAGGCGTTGCATGGCTGAAAGTCTGTTTTTGCCATTCTGAAATTTCATTAAATTGTCTTTTATCCATTGCTTTTGTTTTGGGTTAATCAATTATTTTACTCTATCCATCCCATTTTGCAAGTAGTGCAACTTGACCTTACATGCCCATTTATTTCTGCCATGGAATATTCCAACCTTCCCTCTCGTTCAGAACATGGGCATTCGATTGAACCTATTTTCTCCCCTGTTTTCGCGATATGCTCCTTTACCATGACCATAGCATTGACAGTTTTTTTTTGATTTTCGATTATTTCATCTACTTCCCTTTTTAAGTCTTCCTTGGTGGGAAACTGCGCATTCGAGCAATCCCCTCCATGATGTCTTTTAAGGCATGGAAACTTATACGGGCGCTGGGTCTCATCCCTGACATCTTTATAACTGATGCCTAACTCGCAGGTATTATTCGCTATACCTGTAAAGTGTATGCACCTACCGGATATTTGCTCGGTCAATTGTTCCTCTACTGTTTTCATATCGTTGTTCTTTTTAAAATCGCCCATCTGTTTTCCTTGCCCTGCAATGTCTATTGCTAGTGGAACTATCCACAACTCTTTCAAGGATTTTGAATCCCATATACAGGTTTCTTACGGCATCTGTTTTCCAAGGCGATTGTTTTAATTATTGTTCTTTAAAAATTCTTCCCCGTTTGCAAAATCTACATTACAGCTCTCAGTATATTCAGGTGGTAACTCTTCTCTCATCCTACTGTTCTTTTAGTTTGTTTTTGAGGTGATTAATGCAATCCCCCCATCCTTGTTGATAAGAGTATCGTTCATCAATTTTCCTTACATGCATCCCTGCCCATTTAAACCCTATCTCGTCGATTGTCTCTTCATCCAGTCCCTCCAACAACTCCCTCTTCTCCTTGGTTGCGAACTCCTCCAATATTTCATTTAAAACCACTGTTCCAAAATCACCTTTTATGATAAATTCATTGAAACCTTCCTTTATCATGTTTTTAGATTTCAAATACTCTTTTGCTCTCTCGCTCATGGGCTTTGTTTTATTTTTTGTTCCTGTAGTCTCTTACCACCATTATCACAATTGCTATGGCACAGATTACAAACAGCGTAATTGCCAAATCCGTAAACCATTCCCCGTTCTTTATTATCATCTTTCTTTACTTTTTGTGTTCTTTGTTTTATATCAGTTCTTTCAAATGTTTTCCATCTTTTTTTAACTTTTTGAAATATCCCTCCAGAACAAGTAATTTGAATAATGGAAGTATTTCAGGATGGGAATAGTTCTTTACCGTTTCGATTTTTTCAATCACCTCTTTGTGACCAGGCACCCCCTTAAGTCCTTCTTTTTCAAACCATCTTTTCTTGTCAATCAATGGGGCTATGATGTAACCACATGCAGCTATTTTTCTTTTGTGATATGCATCAGTAACTTCTTTGCTCTTTTTCTTGTCCGGCAATAATCCAATTTCATACAAATGATCGAATGTTTCTGATACCCCGTTTATTGGTTTCTGCGACTCGTCCCTTAAAGAACCTTTTTCGTTGTAACGTTCGTTTACACTTATTACTATGGCCTTTAAATCCATCTTTGGAGCTTTTGCATTCTTGTAAGCCCTGATTACCTTTTTGAAATGAATAGTGTCTATGAATCCCGAAATAGGTTCTAGATACTTACCGTTCTCGCTAAGTTTTCCATCCACATAAAGCTTAAATGCATCCATTATCTGGGTTATGGAAAGACCCCATGCAGTTTCTTTTATCTGGCCTACCAGAAACTTGATTCTCTTTTCGTTCTCTGGGGTGTCCTTTACCCCTAAAAGTTTTTCAAGCCAAACCAGTAAATAGCCCACCTGAGTGTTTAGAGCTTCTTCCGGTAATGTCCTTGCTGGCATTGATAGCCCTTTTGGTCTTTCAATCGTTACTAAGTCCATTTAATAGCCTTTCTGTTATTGTTGTTGCTCCCCTTACTTGTGTATTCAAGATTTTGGGGGCGTTCCATTTTTTGTCGTTCCTTGCCCAAGTGGACAATCTTCTTCCCATACTGAAGAATTTTTGAGACTCAAACCGCATCTTCTTTTTCCTCCTGTCCGTCTCTGTCCAATATTCTATGAAATCCAATATCATTTCATCCTGATACTTGTTCAATGCGCTGGTATGGACTTCAGCTATGAATTCAAGTTTTTTCTCTTGGAGGTTCATGCTGCACTCATTTTTTGTTGGACTTTTAAAGTTGTTCTGGCTTTGAACATTAACTCTTCTCTTTTCTTCTTGGTCAGCCCTCTGAATATCCTTACAAGATTTTCCTCTTCTGGGCTTTTTGTTGAATTCATTAAGTACCTTATCTTGGATTCTAGATTGAATATCTTTTCATTAAGCTCATCCCTCTGGTACATTAGTTTTTGTACGTCCACTTCTTCTAAGTTCTCCGGCACATATTCCTTGGATCTAAATGCTTCCAGAATATCGAAATATGAAGATTTGAACCTTTGGCTCGGTACAAAGTTGTCGCGGTAATGAATCAAGGTTGCATGGTCAAAACCTATCTTGCTAGCTATCCTGTGAAGTGATGTTTTGGTCAATTTCATAGCTAACATATAATAGATGTACCTCGCATTGGTGAATTGACTTTTACGTGATTTGGTTTGAAGATCCAAACCGAATTCCGCCTCGACACATTCTATTATGGTTTCCAGTTTACTCACGCCAACTTGTATAAAGTTCTTTTGTACTTCCCTACCTCTTGTATTCCCACCGCCTTGATTTGCTTTCTCCTCTCTAGGATCGCCATTCTTTTTTGAACCACATAGTAGTCTAGATCTGATAGGTCAGCTACATGGTATGCCGTAAATTCTTGCTCTGGAAACGCTTGAAAAGTCTCTAACATCTTTTCTGTCTCGCTCTTGATGAGCTGTTGCGTTTTTGGGTCGTGATAACTTAAAACGCTTGTTTGTTTTTGTCCTGTTGTTGCTTCCATTATTGTATATTTTTTAAATGTTCTATTGCTTCAAAAAATTGATATGCTACTTGTGGAACTATTGCATTACCATATCCTTTGATACTTTCGTTTCTCCATTTTGAAAAGGTAATTCCGTCCAGTTCGGCGGGAAGCCCATCATCTCGCCCACAAATCGGGGGTTGAGTTGGGAACTCTTTCCAATTTGACTGAATGCATCTGGCAAACTGTTGGTTTCCGTTCTTCCGGCATCCTTCAAAGATTCCTTTGTCCTTGCACCTTTGTAATCCCTTTTTGTTGGAGTTGGTAGAAGTTTCACAAGTCTCCCTAGTCCTACACTTCCGTCCTTTCCGTTTTGATTCACTTTTCTTGGTAGACCCTTGGTTTCCTTGAAAACATCGTTCTTTCCTATTATCGCGCCCGTGGTGGCATCGCTTGCCACAGGTGTAGGCAATATCCCCATCCATTTCGGGTCGTACATCAACTGGCTCTTCAATCCGTTGTATTTTGTGCCGTTCTGGTAACCGTGCTTCTCCGCTCTTGCCCTCATGTTCTCCGGAGAATCCACTATCTCTACCGTCGATGGCGTTTGCAACAAACCAGACCCTGTCCCTTCTATGGGGAGCGCCGACACCCGCAGCCGGAACAACAAACGTTTGTACTGCATATCCTTCTTTTTCAAGGTCTTCGCAGATGTCGTTGACGAGCAAAGTAGCTTGTCGTGTGTATACAGCTTCGTACTCGTCGTAGTTCTCAAAGCGTACAATGCGTCTACTGTCCACTCTAGCGAACATCTCGTGTTGTTCCATTGAGAGGATACCAGTAACATTTTCACCAATGACGATAGGGGGCTGAGCTTCCCGTATTGCTCGTAAATATTCAGGCCAGAGGTAGCGATTATCGTTTGTTCCCTCCCTTGTTCCTGCTGTACTGAACGGTTGACATGGGAACCCTCCTGTAAGGACGTCGATTTTTCCTCTGTAAACTCTAAAGTCTGTTGTCTTAATGTCTCCATAACTTTTTGCGTTAGGCCAATAATATTTTAGTACCCTTTGTCCGAATTCATTCCATTCACAATGAAATATATTCTCCCATCCCATCCATTCAGCAGCTAAATCAAAACCTCCAAATCCTGAGAACACACTTCCCTGTGTCATATAGTTTCAGGTGTTACTTCCATTCCCTTAACTTTTTTTGGTACTTTTTTATAACTGTTTTATTTCCAGTTCTTTAATCTTAATTTTAAGCTCGTTTCTTATTTCTTCAAGCTCATGTAAAGTCCATTTTTTGATTCTCCGTTTTGACCTTTCACCTCTTTTTAGGAGTTCTGCGAAACGTTCGTCACCTATCCTTAATGGCAGATTGGCAGCGTATCCATGAAAGTTGCCCTCATTGCCCCTGTTATCCATAATGCTCTGTCCGTGGCAATTGTCATAATCAAATCTGAGTTCGTTGTATTGCTTTACCGGAAAGAAATGTCCGGCATCAAAATCCCTTTTCCATAGTATCCCAGATGATATACAGGGCTTAAAAGTGTCCCTTAACCGGATGTACCGATTGAATAGTTTCTGGGTCTTTTCTATAGCTTCTGGGAGTCTCATTCTTTCCTTGTGTTCTTTTTCTGCCTTCTTTAGATCCAATCTTGGTTTTGCTGCTTTCAAGGTTGCTTTCTTAAGTTTCAGTTTACCCGCTTCCGAGTTCAACAACCAATTGGAATAGCACCCGCACATTTTACCTAAACCATAAACCCTGTGTACTGTCATTTTTCCACATCCATAGCCTTTTGTTTCGGGTCTAGTTCCTTTACAGGGTTTAAGGTTCACCTTCATTTATAAAAACTCAAAATTGTTCATCACGATTTTAGTGGAGTATTTCTTTTCCCCGTTCTTTTCGTATGTTTCTGTTTTGATCTCCCCTTCAACCAAATACTTTTTTCCCTTTTCGAAATGCTGTTCCACAACATCCGCAAGTTTCCCCCAGACGACTACATTGTGCCATTCCGTATCCGTTACTTTTTCACCTGAATTGTTCAGATAATTTTTGTTCGTTGCCATTGTGAAATTCACAACCTTCTTTCCTGAAGTGGTATGGTTTGCCTCAGGTATGTTTCCAAGGTTTCCAACTAGTGTTACTCTGTTCATATTGCTAATGGTATTTTTTCTAATAGTTCAATTGAAAGGTCATTCAAATAATCCCTGCACAATTCCACCCTTTCATATATGGAATCAATTACCGCGTCATCTCTCTTTACCTCAAAGACCTTAACCCTCATTTGTTCTGGAATATCCTCGAACCTCATGTTGTTTTCGATCTCCATTGCTAAATCAACTGGCAATTCCAGAAAACCAAGTTTCCAACTGGAACGTCTTTTTTCATCTTCAATGAGTAGGTCTGGAGTGTTCACCAAACAATAGATAAGTTCAGCTTCTTTGATGTCGGTCAAAGCCATATATCCCTGCAATTGGTAGTAATAATCCTTGTTTGGAATGTCGTTTGCATGAAGAGGGAACGTCTCAAACGACCATGAAGATTTAATGTCCCTGATCTTTCCGTCTATGTTGTCAGGCTCTCCAGTGATAAATTCATTGGTATATCTTTCAGTGTTCTTAATGAACAGTTCATTTTTCACCTTACTATAAAGAGTAATTGATTCTTCCTCTACCATGATTCCCTTATCCAGGTACTTTGATTTGATTTCAAATCTTCTATTAAAGACTTCCTCGGTATGTAGTTGCTTTAAATAGGTCTGTGTGGTCTTTGATAACACTTCCGTTTTACTTCTAGAAGTTGTCATAAGCTTTCCTAGGCTCGAACACCTAAACTTGTAATCCGTGAAATCCGTTCTTCTATCCATCTTGGTTTAGTATTAAATTGTTTTCTGCATCTTCAATAATGATTGCATATTCTTCCAAAAGCTCTTTACTTAGTTTCTTCTTTACCTCTTCCAGTTCTTCTAAAGTGGTAGCCCCTTCGATAAATCCCATTATCCTTTTTGCTTCCTCCGAATTGTCAGGTTTAATGGGTTCTGGGATTATGTCCTTGACTTCATCTGATGAATGCATGCCTTTAAGAAGGTCTGGAGCGTAAATTCTGCCAAAGAATGAAGCTGCCCGATATTGAAACATTTGGTCCGGCATGGTTTTCCATTTACTCCCACCCTTACTTAGCCAACCTTCAGCTTTGACCATTCGCATAGTTATTTTGGTTCCTTCCAGTTTGTTGCCTTCAGTATCTTTGGTAACTGCCCTACATCCATAATCTTCTCCTTCGCCATCGAACACAAACCTTATGGGAGCGAACCGCCCGCACGAATTGAGAATAGCAATTATAAATGTGCTGTTCCAACTTGGTTTACCTTGTATAACATCAAGATTCTGCATCACCATAAAAGGGCTTATGCCAATTCTATTTGCCATTTCAAGTGCTATCATTGCATTTGGTATGTTGTTCTTATACGCTGTTGGCACAAGGCTTGATTGAACCAATACCTTTGCCATTCTTTGAGCGTTCTCGAACGACTCTATACTAGAGAAAGCTGAGTCCTCCGTTTTTTTAATTGTCAGTGTATTCATGATTTTTTTTGATTAGTCCCTATTGTTACCACCATAGTATATCTTGAAGAATAGCATCAACACTAAATACATTCCAAGTACTATGATGTAGTTTTCCATGATTTATATTTTTACTTCAGTGAATTCTCCATTTATTAATTGATACCAGACATTTTCTTTTAGTTCTTCACCGTCTATCTGTGCTGACCTTACCAATTTGATTTCATAACTTCCATCATATTCAGCCAAGGTTATCCATGTGCCTTTAGAGGCTTTTATTTTGCTGTTTCTACCGATTGCAACGACTACACATTTTTCACCTTTTACGTCATGTGTGGTGTAGTCTCCTGAGCTTGCGTTCTTGGTGTAGTCTCCTGAGCTTGCGTTCTTGGTGTAGTCTCCTGAGCTTGCGTTCTTGGTGTAGTCTCCTGAGCTTGCGTTCTTGGTGTAGTCTCCTGAGCTTGCGTTCTTGGTGTAGTCTCCTGAGCTTGCGTTCTTGGTGTAGTCTCCTGAGCTTGCGTTCTTGGTGTAGTCTCCTGAGCTTGCGTTCTGGGTGTAGTCTCCTGAGCTTGCGTTCTGGGTGTTGTATCCTGAGCTTGCGTTCTGGGTGTTGTATCCTGAGCTTGCGTTCTTGGTGTTGTATCCTGAGCTTGCGTTCTGGGTGTAGTCTCCTGAGCTTGCGTTCTGGGTGTAGTCTCCTGAGCTTGCGTTCTGGGTGTTGTATCCTGAGCTTGCGTTCTGGGTGTTGTATCCTGAGCTTGCGTTCTGGGTGTAGTCTCCTGAGCTTGCGTTCTTGGTGTAGTCTCCTGAGCTTGCGTTCTGGGTGTAGTCTCCTGAGCTTGCGTTCTGGGTGTAGTCTCCTGAGCTTGCGTTCTGGGTGTTGTATCCTGAGCTTGCGTTCTTGGTGTTGTATCCTGAGCTTGCGTTCTGGGTGTAGTCTCCTGAATCTTTTTTGACCGCCTTAAATATCTTGTTCAATAAGTAAGAACATCCTTTTCCTATTAACTCCAAAGGAATTGCGATATCAAGGTTTAAATCCAATAGTGGAACCTTATCCATTATGTCCAATGACCAGAAATCACTTCCCTCTTTATCCTTGAATTTGAAATCTTTTGGTAAATAGACTTCCTTATAACTTTGTTTGATGCATTCTTCAGAAAGATCTTCCTTGAAGTCGGATATGTTAATGTAGCCTAGGTTCAACATTTCATTGTCGGACACTTCCATTCCCGTCCATTCGAGAAATGAAACTACATAGGAGATATACTTAGGATGGATATTCCCGTTGCCCTTGCCTTTTATCTGTTGGTCTTTTTCAACTGTACAATGGGGTTCGTTCTTTTTGTCCCTAAGAGAATATATATCAACATCTTTTCCATAGTAGGATGATACACAATGTCTCATTAATGCCCCCTCCCTCTTAAAGGCGTTCTCACCTACAAGCTTGACCCATTTAAACCCGTTATCCAGTTCTAGGACAATCTCAATATCTTTTTCACTTTCATTGATCTTAGCGCCTTTTTTGATAAGAGCTTTGTTCCATTTATCGGTATTGGATTTAGCTTGGGCATAACTCATTTTTTTAAGTCTCTTTGGGGCTTTGTCCGAAACCAGGTAATCAATGATGTGTTCTATTTCATTTTGGTTTTCTTCACTTTTCTTCAAGTGGTTGTAAAGGTTTGTGGATACCCAAGTTTGTACCTCTTGGTTTGCGTCCATGCCTTTTGCGTAATTGTTGTATTTTTCGATGGTCATCTCTTTAGTTTTTTCTTGTCCCTCGTTACTTTTATCTGTAGTGTCCATACAATCAGTAATAATATTGTTGAGTACACTATCATGCTTCTTGGTTTTGTAGCTCTGTAGAAGTTTTTAGATAAAAATTCTGGCAGATATTCAAGGTTTCCCGTAGCCGGTACTCAGGGATTATTCCCCTCGATATCCAGTTTGATTCTACTGAATGGGTGGACATGCCGAATGCCT is a genomic window of Flagellimonas sp. CMM7 containing:
- a CDS encoding YopX family protein, with the protein product MGNTKFRAKDLSNNQWVYGFYFETGNNSEGWIVEPDYEEHPELSGNPIEDLTSCYPVDIDTVGQFTGLKDKKGKDVYEGDIVGYGPDDPSIAKVVFHKGYYGLIYNTWKPDSRPSIIDDLDTQTMELIGNIYDSPELFEPQNY
- a CDS encoding methyltransferase domain-containing protein, giving the protein MKIEKKILDPCCGSRMFWFEKDNPDVLFSDIRELEDTLCDGRKLKVSPDVVADFRNLPFENESFKLVVFDPPHMEKLGESSWMAKKYGVLGLDWRTDIRQGFSECFRVLKEDGILIFKWNEAQVRVTELLKLTDNKPLFGHRTAKSGKTIWLCFMKRI
- a CDS encoding dATP/dGTP pyrophosphohydrolase domain-containing protein; translation: MDKRQFNEISEWQKQTFSHATPLSKIAHLKKEIDELEDDLKSDNTDRRLEFADCFFLLFGAAHADGMTYEDICSAIQEKFEINKSRDWGKPDKDGVVEHV
- a CDS encoding helix-turn-helix domain-containing protein, with product MSKLETIIECVEAEFGLDLQTKSRKSQFTNARYIYYMLAMKLTKTSLHRIASKIGFDHATLIHYRDNFVPSQRFKSSYFDILEAFRSKEYVPENLEEVDVQKLMYQRDELNEKIFNLESKIRYLMNSTKSPEEENLVRIFRGLTKKKREELMFKARTTLKVQQKMSAA
- a CDS encoding DNA cytosine methyltransferase, whose amino-acid sequence is MTQGSVFSGFGGFDLAAEWMGWENIFHCEWNEFGQRVLKYYWPNAKSYGDIKTTDFRVYRGKIDVLTGGFPCQPFSTAGTREGTNDNRYLWPEYLRAIREAQPPIVIGENVTGILSMEQHEMFARVDSRRIVRFENYDEYEAVYTRQATLLVNDICEDLEKEGYAVQTFVVPAAGVGAPHRRDRVWFVANAIDGRDSGFSGEHEGKSGEARLPERHKIQRIEEPVDVRPEMDGDIAYTCGKRCHHGRDNRKERCFQGNQGSTKKSESKRKGRKCRTRETCETSTNSNKKGLQRCKDKGIFEGCRKNGNQQFARCIQSNWKEFPTQPPICGRDDGLPAELDGITFSKWRNESIKGYGNAIVPQVAYQFFEAIEHLKNIQ
- a CDS encoding recombination protein NinG — encoded protein: MKVNLKPCKGTRPETKGYGCGKMTVHRVYGLGKMCGCYSNWLLNSEAGKLKLKKATLKAAKPRLDLKKAEKEHKERMRLPEAIEKTQKLFNRYIRLRDTFKPCISSGILWKRDFDAGHFFPVKQYNELRFDYDNCHGQSIMDNRGNEGNFHGYAANLPLRIGDERFAELLKRGERSKRRIKKWTLHELEEIRNELKIKIKELEIKQL
- a CDS encoding single-stranded DNA-binding protein, yielding MNRVTLVGNLGNIPEANHTTSGKKVVNFTMATNKNYLNNSGEKVTDTEWHNVVVWGKLADVVEQHFEKGKKYLVEGEIKTETYEKNGEKKYSTKIVMNNFEFL
- a CDS encoding PcfJ domain-containing protein; amino-acid sequence: MDTTDKSNEGQEKTKEMTIEKYNNYAKGMDANQEVQTWVSTNLYNHLKKSEENQNEIEHIIDYLVSDKAPKRLKKMSYAQAKSNTDKWNKALIKKGAKINESEKDIEIVLELDNGFKWVKLVGENAFKREGALMRHCVSSYYGKDVDIYSLRDKKNEPHCTVEKDQQIKGKGNGNIHPKYISYVVSFLEWTGMEVSDNEMLNLGYINISDFKEDLSEECIKQSYKEVYLPKDFKFKDKEGSDFWSLDIMDKVPLLDLNLDIAIPLELIGKGCSYLLNKIFKAVKKDSGDYTQNASSGYNTKNASSGYNTQNASSGDYTQNASSGDYTQNASSGDYTKNASSGDYTQNASSGYNTQNASSGYNTQNASSGDYTQNASSGDYTQNASSGYNTKNASSGYNTQNASSGYNTQNASSGDYTQNASSGDYTKNASSGDYTKNASSGDYTKNASSGDYTKNASSGDYTKNASSGDYTKNASSGDYTKNASSGDYTTHDVKGEKCVVVAIGRNSKIKASKGTWITLAEYDGSYEIKLVRSAQIDGEELKENVWYQLINGEFTEVKI